The Clostridioides difficile genome has a segment encoding these proteins:
- a CDS encoding ABC-2 transporter permease, whose product MKGLILKDLLNLKSNIKVMILFMIVFGYISSVGDGNNSSFVGVIIVLCTTMFVSTFSYDDLNKWDSYVLTMPIKRNTIVLSKYLTMLIFSLIGVIFSLIISIVIGYFKNTLVLGETLIITGLILSISVCFASFILPLIYKFGTEKARLLMIACFLIPTAVILGLKSLLERFNSNISIEIILNTLVYCLPFIAILFFVISYFISTKIYCKKEV is encoded by the coding sequence ATGAAGGGGCTAATTTTAAAAGATTTACTTAATTTAAAAAGCAATATAAAAGTTATGATTTTATTTATGATTGTATTTGGATATATATCTTCTGTTGGAGATGGAAATAATAGTAGTTTTGTGGGTGTTATTATAGTTTTATGTACAACAATGTTTGTTTCAACATTTTCATATGATGATTTAAATAAATGGGATAGTTATGTACTTACAATGCCTATCAAACGTAATACTATTGTATTAAGTAAATATTTAACTATGTTAATATTTAGCTTAATAGGCGTAATTTTTTCACTTATCATTAGTATTGTTATTGGATATTTTAAAAATACACTTGTATTAGGTGAAACTTTAATTATTACAGGCTTAATCTTATCAATTTCAGTATGTTTTGCTAGTTTTATTTTACCACTTATTTATAAATTTGGCACAGAAAAGGCTCGTTTATTAATGATCGCATGCTTTTTAATTCCTACTGCTGTAATATTAGGACTTAAAAGTCTTTTGGAAAGATTTAATTCAAATATATCTATTGAGATTATACTTAATACTTTAGTTTATTGTCTTCCATTTATTGCTATTTTATTCTTTGTAATTTCATATTTTATTTCTACAAAAATTTATTGTAAAAAAGAAGTATAA
- a CDS encoding ABC transporter ATP-binding protein codes for MIIMDAITIKNLNKSYKNFALQDVSFSVPKGSIMGFVGENGAGKTTTLKSILNLISYDSGNIEIFGLDNIKNEKEIKEQIGVVFEGSNFHDNLNTNNISKIMSHIYKNWDDTLFKEYLKKLRVPDNKLIKEFSKGNKMKLSIAVALSHKPKLLILDEATSSLDPIVREEILDIFLDFIQDEEHSIILSSHITSDLDKIADYITFIHKGKIVFSENKDELIDTMGILKCNSNDFAKLTNEDYSYYRKSQFGYEVLLKDKYKFITKHPNLIVDNTSIEEIMLFYVRGDK; via the coding sequence ATGATAATTATGGACGCAATAACTATAAAAAACCTAAATAAATCTTACAAAAATTTTGCATTACAAGATGTTTCTTTTTCAGTACCAAAAGGTTCTATAATGGGATTTGTAGGTGAAAATGGTGCAGGAAAAACTACTACACTAAAATCAATTTTAAATTTAATATCTTATGATAGTGGAAATATAGAAATCTTTGGACTTGATAACATAAAAAATGAAAAAGAAATCAAAGAACAAATTGGTGTGGTATTTGAAGGAAGCAACTTTCATGATAATTTAAATACAAATAATATCTCAAAAATTATGAGCCATATCTATAAAAACTGGGATGATACACTATTTAAAGAATACTTAAAAAAATTAAGGGTTCCAGATAATAAACTAATTAAAGAATTCTCAAAAGGTAATAAAATGAAACTTAGTATTGCTGTAGCTTTATCTCATAAACCAAAGTTATTAATATTAGATGAAGCAACTAGTTCACTTGACCCTATTGTAAGAGAAGAAATATTGGATATATTCTTAGATTTTATACAAGATGAAGAACATTCTATTATTTTATCTTCACACATTACAAGTGATTTGGATAAAATAGCAGATTATATTACATTTATACATAAAGGAAAAATTGTATTTAGCGAAAACAAAGATGAATTAATCGATACTATGGGTATCTTAAAATGTAATTCTAATGATTTTGCTAAACTCACAAATGAAGATTATTCATATTATCGTAAAAGTCAATTTGGATATGAAGTACTACTTAAAGACAAGTATAAATTTATTACAAAACATCCAAATCTTATAGTTGATAATACATCAATTGAAGAAATTATGTTATTTTATGTGAGAGGTGATAAATAA
- a CDS encoding GntR family transcriptional regulator: MNIVISNSSGKPIYEQITTQIKSMIISGELPEGTALPSMRLLAKELRISVITTKRAYSDLEHDGFIETVTGKGSFVSGKNMDFVKEEQLRLIEEYLQKAVDTAQSSGITYDELKDILLLLYKGE, translated from the coding sequence TTGAATATAGTTATTAGTAATTCAAGTGGCAAGCCAATATATGAACAAATTACTACACAGATTAAAAGTATGATTATAAGTGGAGAGTTACCAGAAGGTACTGCTCTTCCAAGTATGAGATTATTAGCAAAAGAACTTAGAATAAGTGTAATTACTACAAAACGAGCATATAGCGATTTAGAGCATGATGGATTTATTGAAACAGTTACTGGTAAAGGTAGTTTCGTATCTGGCAAAAACATGGATTTTGTTAAAGAAGAACAACTTCGTTTAATTGAAGAATACCTACAAAAAGCAGTTGATACAGCTCAAAGTAGTGGTATTACATATGATGAGTTAAAGGATATTTTACTTTTATTATATAAGGGAGAATGA
- a CDS encoding replication/maintenance protein RepL — MDKSKYMNVCFKNYIKVAEGMYTKRDLIPIKLINSMDKNNKIRKTLHELSCEFEYPKTSLSSLFTELKKLDFLQRVKNGEYMINPHIAYKGNRADKENLLEEYNQIKRPNKVSK, encoded by the coding sequence ATGGACAAAAGTAAATATATGAATGTTTGCTTTAAAAATTATATCAAAGTGGCAGAAGGAATGTATACTAAGAGAGATTTAATTCCAATAAAATTAATAAATTCTATGGATAAAAATAATAAGATTAGAAAAACACTACATGAATTATCTTGTGAATTTGAATATCCAAAAACTTCCTTATCTTCATTGTTTACAGAACTAAAAAAATTAGATTTTTTGCAGAGAGTAAAGAATGGTGAGTATATGATAAATCCACATATAGCATATAAAGGAAATAGAGCTGATAAAGAAAATTTATTAGAAGAATATAATCAGATAAAAAGACCTAATAAGGTTAGTAAATAA